From the genome of Naumovozyma castellii chromosome 7, complete genome:
AAGATCTACACTACcaatcaattgaagaaccaCAATAACAAAGGATCTGAAACTGATGGGTTTAAAGGTCACCCTATGTGTAAATTCTGTTCTAATAAACGATTTTATTCACAGGATGAATTAATGTCTCATATGAGAGAAAAGCATGAAAGATGCCACATTTGTGATAAGATTGATCATAATAATCCGcaattctttaaaaattacgatcaattgtttcatcattttaaaaattcaCATTACATTTGCACTTTTCAAACCTGTCttgatgataaatttattgtcTTCAAGGATGATATGGAATTACAGGCTCATATATTACAAGAGCATGGTGATTTAATAAGAGGGAAGCccaaatttttccaatcTGAACTATCAACATTTATTTCAACCCCATCAAGAGTCATCACTGATGATAACGCGTTTACTTCTCAACATTCGTTCTCAGACTCTTCACTACCTTCACTAAATTCTGTTAATTCTACAAATGCGAATAACTCCTCACAAGAAGTTAAACAATTAAGGCTAGATGAAAGAGCTAAACATTATCTTGACAATTCTCACGAAGACTTTCAGACTTTTATCAATTTAAATAAACAGTATGCCGCAAACAAATTAACTGCAGCACAGTTATTAAATTCCTACAAGAACCTTTTCCAAACACCTCAATCGGATGTTCATTTACTAATTCATAACCTTTCTGAATTGTATCCAATGAACTCACTCaaatataaagaattagataGTATTTACAGAGCACAAGAGAAAAAGTTGTCAAAGAAACCACAACTACCGTCTTTATATAACGatccatcatcatccaGCTCTATGGTTAATGCTGTATGGGGAAACAGCAATAATAATCGAAATGTTTCCTCTTTGCGAACAAATACAAATAGACCATTAAACTTACCATCCTTAACATCCACTCCATCTAATTTAAATGGGACAAGGCCATTACATGTAAGCCACTCTACCTCATCTTTGACATCTaaatcaagaaatgatAACGCATCAAGTAATAGtagaatttcaaatttgcCCTCGTTACCTACACCAAAACCAAAGGTGTACATTCCGCCTGTAAGACAGACGGTTATTCCGGATCCTAATAGTTGGGGAAGAAGGGGCCCACAGCAAACAAATGGTGATGTTTTGGAAGGAATTTCTAACTTGAACATGAATGGTAATTCGAGCTCACAAACGACGAGAGGTAGCGGGAAACGTAAACAAAAGCAACTATTATTTCATATCGGGATATAGAGTCTATTGGTTTGGGCatattatataatataGACCATTTAATGCAAATTGTATGTATAGATCTTTTAAATTAATCGCATTGTGTAAACAAGATTTTGTACGTATTTTTTGTACACCgtttccaaatttattgattgaCAATTGACTTTTATGTTCAAGTCAACTCACAATATAAAGgaaaacaaagaaaagCACCCAAATCATGTCTGACAAGGTAATAGCAGATCTATGTTTAGAGTTTGAAAAGAAACTACGAGTTCCTGTCGAACCTGAGAAGTATAATGAAGCTCTAGACGAAATATTTATGAATGATATTGAAGGCATTGAGAACATAGGCTCAAAGCAAGTAGAAACCGTACTATCAAGAGCCTACCAAGCTCATAGTTCATCACGAGTTTATCTACACGAATTAATCTTAAAAGATATACCtaaatcattgaatttatttgaaagtttaTCAATACAAACGGTTCATATTCTTATTGGTTCATTTGAAACTGCAAACGACACAATTCCATTGATAAAGGAACTCAAGGACAGAATACATTACGGTGAAGATACACAcccaaaatatttattgagTTGCATAGTACAATCGTTAAACAAGTATTCATATGCATGGGATCAAATAGAATTCATTGTAAGGGATGTATGTTTAAGAATGGGAGAGCCTGATTTCAAATCTATAGggttaataatattcacCTTGTTACAAGAATCCtttgaagaacaattctataaaaaatttacaaatattattgattcGTTAATATTGGAAGCGGAAGCTGATGTTGGGAATGACCCATTATCATTGATTGTAGAGATATTTACTGAATTGTATCCTGCCTTAACAAATATATGTTCTGAATTATTCTTGGGAAGTGAATTAGATAAActttttaaagaaaaggCTATGCATAATAATGAggatgaatttattaaaaaattattgaaattactATCTGTGGCATGCATCGATGAAAATgtaagaaatttcattgcAGAAAACTATCTTGATATGTTGGAAAGATCTTTAAAATTAGAACAATTTAAGACTTATTCTGCCGTGGTACTAATTAAAACATGGTCATTTACGAAACTAAAGGGGGTTACAATTGGTGATTTAGGTACTACCTTAACAGATAACTTcttgatgaatttaaagattgaTGATGGACAGtctttaaatgatgagTGTGTCATGTGTATCGAAGGATTAGCATATCTAACTCTGAAGAAGcaaatgaagatgacgCTTAGATATCATGAGGAGTTTTCTACAACAATTATCAATTTACTCAAGAAGCAAGATACACCTGTGGATGATTCCGTTAAGTATGGTATATTAGTCATACTTGGCAATATAAGCACATACCCTATGGATGTTACCATGGATGGTGCAATGGATCCTCAGGCTCTACAAGACTTGAAAACTTATTCTGAATTAAAGAGCCCCAAGAAACGTGACGCCAATGATGTTATTGAGAATAACGAGGATGTTACCagatatattcaaaaatatattttgaaaactGAGCTATTATCTTACTTGAGAACGAAATTGGCTGAAGTAAGTCCTGGTTCTAGACAGCAAATTATAAGGATCATCTATAATCTTACTCGTGCAAGAGAGAACATTAGTGCATCCGTAGAACAAGGTTGTGTTGTAACtgttattgaatatttagCGAATAAGAAAGATAAAAAAGAGCCTACTAGACTTCTCGCATTAAGATCGTTAACTAAGATGTTGACATTATCAGATCCGAAATTGATATTTAACAAGTACTCCAGGCTCACAGCCATTCCTTTTTTATATGAACTATTACAAACCCCATCGTTGTCTGCAGAAAATCCTTTAAGTACCGATGAACTCATAACAACGCAGGATTCATATGAGGCTCTGTGTGCATTAACCAACTTGGCATCCA
Proteins encoded in this window:
- the SHE4 gene encoding She4p (ancestral locus Anc_5.627), which codes for MSDKVIADLCLEFEKKLRVPVEPEKYNEALDEIFMNDIEGIENIGSKQVETVLSRAYQAHSSSRVYLHELILKDIPKSLNLFESLSIQTVHILIGSFETANDTIPLIKELKDRIHYGEDTHPKYLLSCIVQSLNKYSYAWDQIEFIVRDVCLRMGEPDFKSIGLIIFTLLQESFEEQFYKKFTNIIDSLILEAEADVGNDPLSLIVEIFTELYPALTNICSELFLGSELDKLFKEKAMHNNEDEFIKKLLKLLSVACIDENVRNFIAENYLDMLERSLKLEQFKTYSAVVLIKTWSFTKLKGVTIGDLGTTLTDNFLMNLKIDDGQSLNDECVMCIEGLAYLTLKKQMKMTLRYHEEFSTTIINLLKKQDTPVDDSVKYGILVILGNISTYPMDVTMDGAMDPQALQDLKTYSELKSPKKRDANDVIENNEDVTRYIQKYILKTELLSYLRTKLAEVSPGSRQQIIRIIYNLTRARENISASVEQGCVVTVIEYLANKKDKKEPTRLLALRSLTKMLTLSDPKLIFNKYSRLTAIPFLYELLQTPSLSAENPLSTDELITTQDSYEALCALTNLASTEDSNADDVCKQVVTDVNYWSIIENLILDDNILVQRATLELIANLMCYPLSIAAKIFNFENPQSLRNFNILVKLLELNDVAAQRAVAAIFANISSSVPLIAQTLLDKKELIEKATGIFAEQIDDEALRQRLFVFFFSLFELLPSKEEDSRKFDSLTRNTNLKMTLESLMKRDDIEPEYLEAIPAMLSKFYVK
- the NCAS0G00740 gene encoding uncharacterized protein (ancestral locus Anc_5.629); this translates as MSTIKPRRNFRRTQGGSNTTTTDNKKKQHSHRHEEINDDDENVCVICANPIKFAAWSPCNHKTCHKCSFRQLALFDKKSCLICRTDFDNNSMIFTEKLNSQAYEDFNSNMWQTDLINTKYGIKFTSDDVAKETLNLSKFICSVCIIEDKENVMNATDYKSFKKLNEHLKLEHNNKTICMICADHHFSFPSELKIYTTNQLKNHNNKGSETDGFKGHPMCKFCSNKRFYSQDELMSHMREKHERCHICDKIDHNNPQFFKNYDQLFHHFKNSHYICTFQTCLDDKFIVFKDDMELQAHILQEHGDLIRGKPKFFQSELSTFISTPSRVITDDNAFTSQHSFSDSSLPSLNSVNSTNANNSSQEVKQLRLDERAKHYLDNSHEDFQTFINLNKQYAANKLTAAQLLNSYKNLFQTPQSDVHLLIHNLSELYPMNSLKYKELDSIYRAQEKKLSKKPQLPSLYNDPSSSSSMVNAVWGNSNNNRNVSSLRTNTNRPLNLPSLTSTPSNLNGTRPLHVSHSTSSLTSKSRNDNASSNSRISNLPSLPTPKPKVYIPPVRQTVIPDPNSWGRRGPQQTNGDVLEGISNLNMNGNSSSQTTRGSGKRKQKQLLFHIGI